In the Paenibacillus pabuli genome, one interval contains:
- a CDS encoding TetR-like C-terminal domain-containing protein — MNFWGALLKEILKELFGPKPEYPNFGAYVAAYFSYGLFGWIEEWFARGMQETSEEMTLLLKNRDLNKK; from the coding sequence ATGAACTTTTGGGGAGCTTTGCTGAAGGAAATACTCAAAGAACTATTTGGACCCAAACCAGAATATCCAAACTTCGGTGCTTATGTAGCAGCTTATTTTTCATATGGATTATTCGGATGGATTGAAGAATGGTTTGCTAGAGGTATGCAGGAAACGTCAGAAGAGATGACTTTACTTCTGAAAAACCGTGATTTAAATAAAAAATAA
- a CDS encoding PfkB family carbohydrate kinase, with amino-acid sequence MLDVIAIGEVLIDFTPADPTARGNEQFECNPGGAPANVTVSLSQLGVKTAFVSKVGEDRFGSLLHETLLSSGVDVSGLSFTKEANTTLAFVHLDDKGDRSFSFYRKPGADTLLSPQDIPLDRIESCRLFHFGSLSMTHEPARSATRTAVVKAKEAGAMLSYDPNIRFSLWETTEEAKQNILWGMKYADILKISEEELSFITGINDIEKGSLSLQQQFGITVIVVTLAEKGCYYRLPAHEGYIPGFSVKAVDTTGAGDAFMGCLLFKLLEGGIPLHQITQDQINSALTFANAGGALVTTRKGALQSMPTTDEINKLMKSKQLNQDSWRPGFHFSPPSHWLNDPNGLVYYEGEYHLFYQYHPFSTKWGPMHWGHAISPDLIHWQHEPIALFPDEHGAIFSGCCVVDWNNSSGLFNGSHGLIAIFTHADTDPESGQPRQRQSLAYSSDKGRTWHKYAGNPVLAEPGLIDFRDPKVFWHSKSKRWIMAIVAGDHVRFYGSENLREWSLTGEFGQMEGSHDGVWECPDLFELPIDDTGKTKWVLIISIGDNPACPEGSRTQYFIGDFDGQTFINDHAADHVMWLDYGRDNYAGVTWSDIPEQDGRRVMIGWMSNWKYANDTPTESWRGSMTLPRALSLTSREEGVVLIQMPVREIEQLRNESMSWSDVKLHLGHRLPAKLVMIY; translated from the coding sequence GTGCTTGATGTAATTGCCATTGGGGAAGTATTGATAGATTTTACACCTGCTGATCCTACAGCAAGAGGCAACGAGCAGTTTGAGTGTAATCCTGGGGGAGCTCCAGCTAACGTAACCGTGTCGCTATCTCAATTGGGAGTTAAAACTGCTTTTGTTAGCAAAGTTGGAGAAGATCGTTTCGGGTCGTTACTGCATGAAACTTTATTGAGCAGTGGTGTTGACGTTTCAGGGCTGTCATTTACCAAGGAAGCCAATACAACGCTTGCTTTTGTCCATTTGGATGATAAAGGGGACCGATCTTTTAGCTTTTATCGTAAACCTGGCGCGGATACTTTGTTAAGCCCACAAGATATCCCGCTTGATCGAATTGAAAGTTGTAGATTATTCCATTTCGGATCGCTATCAATGACTCATGAGCCTGCTCGTTCGGCAACAAGAACTGCTGTTGTGAAGGCCAAAGAAGCAGGTGCGATGCTTTCTTACGATCCGAACATTCGGTTTTCGCTATGGGAAACGACAGAGGAGGCAAAACAGAATATCCTTTGGGGTATGAAATATGCTGATATTCTGAAGATTTCAGAGGAAGAGCTCTCCTTCATCACCGGTATAAATGACATAGAAAAAGGATCTTTATCACTGCAACAGCAATTTGGTATCACCGTAATTGTCGTAACGTTAGCCGAAAAGGGCTGCTATTACCGATTGCCTGCTCATGAAGGATATATCCCAGGTTTCTCGGTGAAAGCTGTCGACACGACAGGAGCGGGTGACGCATTCATGGGTTGTTTGCTATTTAAGCTGCTAGAAGGTGGGATTCCGTTACATCAGATAACACAGGACCAAATCAACAGCGCTTTGACATTTGCTAATGCCGGCGGGGCGTTAGTGACAACACGGAAGGGAGCTCTTCAATCGATGCCGACGACAGATGAGATAAATAAGTTAATGAAATCCAAACAGCTCAATCAGGATAGTTGGAGACCTGGTTTTCACTTTTCACCTCCTTCACACTGGTTGAATGACCCGAACGGATTAGTTTATTACGAAGGAGAGTATCATCTGTTTTATCAATACCACCCCTTTAGCACCAAATGGGGGCCGATGCACTGGGGCCATGCCATAAGCCCGGATCTGATTCATTGGCAGCATGAACCTATCGCTTTGTTCCCAGATGAACATGGAGCCATTTTTTCCGGTTGCTGTGTCGTTGACTGGAATAATAGTAGCGGTCTGTTCAACGGTTCGCATGGATTAATAGCGATTTTCACTCATGCGGATACAGATCCGGAGAGCGGACAGCCCAGGCAAAGGCAAAGCTTGGCATACAGCAGTGATAAAGGCCGGACTTGGCACAAATATGCGGGAAATCCGGTTCTCGCTGAACCCGGTCTGATTGACTTCCGGGACCCTAAAGTTTTCTGGCACTCCAAAAGTAAACGATGGATTATGGCTATCGTAGCTGGAGACCATGTTCGCTTCTATGGATCGGAGAATTTGCGTGAATGGTCACTGACAGGCGAGTTCGGACAAATGGAAGGCTCACACGATGGCGTTTGGGAGTGCCCGGATCTCTTTGAATTACCAATCGATGACACTGGGAAGACCAAGTGGGTACTCATCATAAGCATTGGCGACAATCCTGCTTGTCCCGAAGGGTCCCGCACACAATACTTTATCGGCGATTTTGATGGACAAACATTCATCAACGATCATGCTGCAGATCATGTGATGTGGCTGGATTATGGTCGGGACAACTATGCAGGGGTTACCTGGTCAGATATACCTGAGCAAGACGGACGGCGAGTAATGATTGGTTGGATGAGTAATTGGAAATATGCCAACGATACACCGACCGAATCCTGGCGAGGGTCCATGACGCTGCCTCGTGCTTTGTCTTTGACCAGCCGGGAAGAAGGCGTTGTACTCATTCAAATGCCTGTTCGGGAAATAGAGCAGTTACGAAATGAGTCCATGAGCTGGTCTGACGTAAAGTTACACCTAGGACACCGTTTACCCGCAAAATTAGTCATGATTTACTAG
- a CDS encoding ABC transporter permease: MWTRVKRDYELYLFLLPIIIIYLVFKYYPMYGVQIAFKDFSPSQGIWGSEWVGLQHFIDFFNSYNFWSIITNTITLSFLSLLFGFPVPIIIAIMLNQMLGKRYKKFIQTVIYAPHFISTVVLVGMLHVFLSPNSGIVNHLITWLGGEPVLFMADEGWFRPLYILSGIWQETGFATIIYLAALAGVNPELHEAAIMDGASKWKRVWYVDIPSILPTIVILLILALGNIMSIGFEKAFLMQNDLNYATSNILPTYVYEMGIQKAQYSFSTAVGLFNSIINIILIVTVNRIAKRLTETSLW; this comes from the coding sequence ATGTGGACTCGTGTCAAGCGCGACTATGAACTGTATCTGTTTCTTTTACCCATTATAATCATATATCTCGTCTTCAAGTATTACCCCATGTATGGAGTACAAATTGCATTCAAGGACTTTTCGCCGAGCCAGGGAATTTGGGGAAGTGAATGGGTAGGACTCCAGCATTTCATTGATTTCTTTAATTCCTATAACTTCTGGTCGATCATAACCAATACGATAACACTCAGCTTTCTATCGTTACTGTTTGGATTTCCAGTCCCGATAATCATTGCAATTATGCTGAATCAGATGTTAGGCAAGCGTTATAAGAAATTTATCCAGACTGTGATTTATGCACCTCACTTTATTTCTACCGTTGTTCTTGTCGGTATGCTCCATGTTTTTTTATCGCCTAACAGCGGAATCGTTAACCATCTTATTACCTGGCTCGGGGGTGAGCCGGTTCTCTTTATGGCTGACGAAGGGTGGTTCCGTCCGTTGTACATCTTGTCGGGGATCTGGCAAGAGACGGGATTTGCCACGATTATTTACCTTGCTGCTCTGGCGGGCGTGAATCCCGAACTGCATGAGGCGGCAATTATGGATGGAGCAAGTAAATGGAAACGAGTTTGGTATGTGGATATTCCAAGCATTCTGCCGACGATCGTCATCTTGCTGATTCTCGCGCTCGGTAACATCATGAGTATCGGCTTTGAGAAGGCTTTTCTTATGCAAAACGATTTGAACTACGCCACTTCCAATATTCTTCCGACCTATGTTTATGAGATGGGGATTCAGAAGGCACAATACAGCTTTTCTACGGCAGTCGGACTGTTCAATTCGATCATCAATATCATCCTGATTGTCACCGTCAACCGAATTGCCAAAAGATTGACGGAAACAAGCCTTTGGTAA
- a CDS encoding GH32 C-terminal domain-containing protein, with product MDIGSTDEVHIIMKSTGESETVVGYDPVRQWLFIDRTKSGRHEFHSSFSSKHGAPMAQENGKIKIHIWLDRNAVEVYGNEGLVVLTDQIFPDAPMDTISIQVKSGQVILDSLRIDTLRSIHISKNLTEQTSRRADV from the coding sequence ATGGATATTGGTTCTACGGACGAGGTTCATATCATCATGAAATCCACCGGAGAGAGTGAAACGGTTGTCGGATATGATCCTGTTCGCCAATGGTTATTTATTGACCGCACGAAGTCGGGTCGGCATGAATTTCACTCCTCATTCTCTAGCAAGCATGGTGCCCCCATGGCTCAGGAAAATGGAAAAATTAAGATTCATATTTGGCTAGATCGCAACGCAGTTGAAGTGTATGGGAATGAAGGTTTGGTTGTATTGACTGACCAGATTTTCCCGGATGCTCCGATGGATACGATCTCCATTCAAGTGAAATCAGGACAAGTGATACTTGATTCACTGCGTATAGATACTCTTCGGTCCATTCACATTTCTAAAAACCTTACAGAACAGACTTCAAGGAGGGCGGATGTATGA
- a CDS encoding ABC transporter substrate-binding protein encodes MKSVFKGAGILILTGAVVISGCSGDNSGAKNSDQAIAFNKTGLPIVEDAISLKMISPKAALAPEYSQMEIFKRLEEQTNVKIEWENIPDTDFTEKKNLLLASGNLPDAFYGAGFTDYELINYGKDGTIIPLEDLIDQYAPNLKALLDRRPDIKSSITAPDGHIYGLPSWEENNLGTNPFFHVINKKWLDKLGLDMPQTLDEYTAALVAFKTQDPNGNGKADEIPLSFMHMQWCMDIAGIFGAFGLPDNLEHRVVRDGKVIFTATQPEYKEALKYFNEKWYKQGLIDPESFTQDAAQYLAKGKTTDETLGSYIWWEKEEVVGTERGQDYALLSPLKGPDGDQTIGRSNGGGPGRGAFVITKENQNPEITMRWIDQQYEPYMAAQIHWGPLDVVFEKDESGKLVNFPLPEGTSAGEFRQKVAPGTGGPGVITIEDFGKVVDMEPRAQQRAKDLETYYDPYMEKENYPSIFFEPEELDKINRIESELIKYVNTQRGKFIVDGGVDEQWDNYVKTLEKMGLNELMEIYQNGLDRYNATLNK; translated from the coding sequence ATGAAATCGGTATTTAAAGGTGCAGGTATTTTAATTCTTACGGGAGCGGTTGTCATAAGTGGATGCTCAGGAGATAACAGTGGAGCAAAGAATTCCGATCAGGCTATCGCTTTTAACAAAACGGGTCTTCCGATTGTCGAAGACGCAATTTCTTTGAAAATGATATCCCCCAAAGCCGCATTGGCACCGGAGTACTCGCAAATGGAAATTTTTAAACGGCTTGAAGAACAAACCAACGTGAAGATTGAGTGGGAAAATATCCCGGATACCGACTTTACAGAAAAAAAGAATTTGTTACTAGCCAGTGGCAATTTGCCGGATGCCTTTTACGGAGCGGGATTTACGGATTACGAATTAATTAATTATGGGAAAGACGGGACCATCATCCCGTTGGAAGATTTAATTGATCAATATGCACCTAATCTGAAAGCGCTTTTAGATCGTCGACCTGATATCAAGTCTTCTATCACAGCTCCGGATGGGCATATTTACGGGTTACCTTCTTGGGAAGAGAACAACCTTGGCACCAATCCCTTCTTTCACGTGATCAATAAAAAATGGCTCGACAAACTGGGATTAGATATGCCGCAGACCTTGGATGAATACACGGCGGCACTGGTTGCATTTAAGACCCAGGATCCCAATGGAAACGGTAAAGCCGATGAAATTCCATTAAGTTTTATGCACATGCAATGGTGCATGGATATAGCGGGTATTTTCGGAGCGTTTGGACTTCCGGATAACCTGGAGCACCGTGTTGTACGGGATGGTAAAGTCATTTTTACTGCAACCCAGCCGGAATACAAGGAAGCGCTTAAATATTTTAACGAGAAATGGTATAAACAGGGCCTCATTGACCCCGAGTCCTTCACTCAGGATGCAGCACAGTATCTGGCCAAGGGAAAAACAACGGATGAAACGCTCGGTTCTTACATCTGGTGGGAGAAGGAAGAGGTTGTGGGGACTGAACGAGGCCAGGATTACGCGTTGCTGTCACCATTAAAAGGACCTGATGGTGACCAAACCATCGGACGGAGCAATGGAGGCGGTCCCGGTCGTGGTGCCTTTGTAATTACAAAAGAAAACCAAAATCCTGAGATTACAATGCGATGGATTGATCAGCAATATGAACCATACATGGCTGCTCAAATTCACTGGGGTCCACTGGACGTAGTCTTCGAAAAGGATGAGAGTGGAAAATTGGTAAATTTTCCGCTGCCTGAAGGAACCTCTGCTGGGGAATTCCGCCAAAAAGTGGCTCCAGGCACAGGGGGACCCGGGGTCATAACCATTGAAGATTTCGGAAAAGTAGTGGATATGGAACCTCGAGCACAGCAGCGTGCTAAAGATTTAGAGACATACTATGATCCTTACATGGAAAAGGAAAACTATCCAAGTATCTTCTTTGAACCTGAAGAGTTGGACAAAATCAATCGAATCGAATCGGAACTCATAAAATACGTGAACACTCAACGCGGTAAATTCATTGTTGATGGCGGTGTCGATGAACAATGGGACAATTATGTGAAAACACTGGAGAAGATGGGATTGAATGAATTGATGGAAATCTATCAAAATGGGTTGGATCGTTATAATGCAACGTTAAATAAATAA
- a CDS encoding carbohydrate ABC transporter permease: protein MNQLLKRKSRGDVWFDVINLTLLSVVMLLVLFPLYFVLIASFSDPNHIYSGDVWLVPKGFTLDGYARIFSDSSIWIGYANSILYAGLGTLIGVAVTVFAAYPLARKNLVGKSGLMWFLMITMFFSGGLIPTYLLIKDLHMLNTIWALVIPGAGSVFNVIIVRTFFQSSIPDELWEAASIDGCSNTRFFWSIVLPLSKSIIAVMVLYHVVGFWNGFFDALIYMNDESKYPLQLVLRNILVQNQVNSGMMMDVESYAAKMRVTELIKYGVIIVSSLPLLILYPFLQKYFVKGVMIGSIKG, encoded by the coding sequence TTGAATCAACTATTGAAAAGAAAAAGCCGTGGAGATGTTTGGTTTGATGTTATCAACCTAACCTTGTTGAGCGTGGTTATGCTGCTCGTTTTATTTCCGTTGTATTTTGTGTTGATTGCTTCATTCAGTGATCCCAATCATATTTACTCTGGGGATGTTTGGTTAGTTCCAAAAGGTTTTACGTTGGATGGATATGCACGAATATTTAGCGATTCATCCATTTGGATCGGGTATGCCAACTCCATTTTATATGCCGGGTTAGGAACATTGATTGGAGTAGCCGTTACCGTATTTGCTGCCTATCCGTTAGCTCGTAAAAATCTGGTGGGAAAATCCGGATTGATGTGGTTCTTGATGATCACCATGTTTTTTAGCGGCGGACTTATTCCTACGTATCTGTTGATCAAAGATCTCCATATGTTGAATACCATCTGGGCCCTTGTTATTCCTGGAGCCGGCAGTGTATTTAATGTCATCATCGTAAGGACATTTTTTCAATCATCCATCCCCGATGAACTGTGGGAGGCTGCTTCAATTGATGGTTGTTCCAACACCAGATTTTTCTGGAGTATCGTATTGCCATTGTCAAAATCAATCATTGCCGTCATGGTTCTATACCATGTGGTAGGTTTCTGGAACGGTTTTTTCGATGCTTTGATCTATATGAACGACGAGAGCAAGTACCCTCTGCAGTTGGTGCTTCGCAATATACTCGTCCAGAATCAGGTGAATTCCGGCATGATGATGGATGTCGAATCATATGCAGCCAAGATGCGCGTCACGGAGCTTATCAAATATGGTGTCATCATCGTTTCGAGCTTGCCGCTGCTCATTTTATATCCATTCTTACAAAAGTACTTTGTCAAAGGTGTAATGATCGGTTCGATCAAGGGCTGA
- a CDS encoding sensor histidine kinase yields MDSKDQHVSISIHNNGPGIDASQQKHIFDKFYQGDSSHASPGNGLGLSIAQKIVVLHGGKIQVASSDDTSTTFEVILPSI; encoded by the coding sequence ATGGATTCGAAGGATCAACATGTCAGTATATCTATTCACAATAATGGCCCAGGGATTGATGCGAGTCAGCAAAAACACATTTTCGATAAATTCTATCAAGGAGATTCTTCTCACGCCTCCCCTGGCAATGGATTGGGTTTAAGCATTGCACAAAAGATTGTTGTACTGCATGGCGGGAAGATTCAGGTTGCAAGCTCAGATGACACAAGTACAACTTTTGAAGTGATTCTTCCTTCGATTTAG
- a CDS encoding HAMP domain-containing protein: protein MDTHQVYQLAKGNFSVRIHLKGPKELRKLNRSFNHMAEELGSLELLRSDFINNFSHEFKTPKCH, encoded by the coding sequence GTGGATACACACCAAGTATACCAGTTGGCCAAAGGGAATTTCTCCGTCCGCATTCACCTTAAGGGGCCAAAAGAGTTAAGAAAGTTGAACCGAAGTTTTAATCACATGGCTGAAGAACTCGGTAGTCTTGAACTGCTGCGTTCCGATTTTATTAATAATTTTTCGCATGAATTCAAAACACCGAAATGCCATTAA
- a CDS encoding LacI family DNA-binding transcriptional regulator has protein sequence MSSIKDVASLAGVAVGTVSRVINNSGAVKPETRRKVEKAIQELNYFPNEVARNFKMQKSKTVALLLPSIWNPFFSELAYYIEDELDQEGFKLMLCNSGGKPEKELYYLDMLRQNKVAGIVGITYNDIESSVSNNIPIVSIDRHFNKKITCVTSDNYEGGRLALRKLVEAGAKKPAFIGSVTSVFSETMNRRKGFVDEAQKMNVDYVIYEKPDPIIDDNSYFNEFFSTHRDVDGIFAITDLLAANYIDRASRLGIRVPEDVKVVGYDGIQDHPYFHPILSTIRQPVEEMARTTIRLLYQKFEGAALEKDVYHLPVQFRQGETT, from the coding sequence ATGTCAAGTATTAAAGATGTGGCCAGTCTAGCTGGTGTAGCTGTTGGTACGGTTTCCCGTGTGATTAACAACTCAGGCGCAGTAAAACCTGAAACACGCAGAAAAGTAGAAAAAGCTATACAAGAGCTCAATTATTTCCCTAATGAAGTCGCTCGCAATTTCAAGATGCAGAAATCAAAGACTGTAGCATTACTACTCCCAAGTATCTGGAATCCTTTTTTTTCTGAACTGGCTTATTACATAGAAGATGAGCTAGATCAGGAAGGCTTTAAACTTATGCTGTGCAATAGCGGAGGCAAGCCAGAAAAGGAACTATATTACCTGGATATGCTGCGACAAAACAAAGTCGCCGGGATTGTCGGTATTACGTATAACGATATCGAAAGCAGTGTGAGCAATAACATTCCGATTGTGAGTATTGACAGACACTTCAACAAAAAAATCACGTGTGTGACATCAGATAATTATGAAGGAGGACGTCTCGCTTTAAGGAAACTTGTAGAGGCAGGCGCCAAAAAACCAGCTTTTATTGGAAGCGTTACTTCTGTCTTTAGCGAAACGATGAACCGTAGAAAAGGGTTTGTTGATGAAGCACAGAAAATGAACGTTGACTATGTCATATACGAGAAGCCAGACCCCATTATCGACGATAACAGCTATTTTAACGAGTTCTTTAGTACTCATCGCGATGTAGACGGTATTTTTGCCATTACGGATCTGTTAGCCGCCAATTATATCGACAGGGCGAGCAGGCTGGGGATACGTGTTCCAGAAGATGTTAAGGTCGTCGGATATGATGGCATCCAAGATCACCCTTATTTCCACCCCATATTATCGACTATTAGGCAACCCGTAGAGGAAATGGCACGTACAACCATTAGACTTTTATATCAAAAGTTCGAAGGCGCGGCGCTAGAAAAGGACGTATATCATCTGCCTGTGCAATTCAGACAAGGTGAGACTACGTAA
- the ggt gene encoding gamma-glutamyltransferase: MAPQVTGTQTMVVSPHSLASAAGSRILQQGGNAFDAAVAVSACLAVVYPHMTGLGGDSFWLTYSTEERKVRAYNASGRSGSRITAACFAGESAIPQRGPRSVITVPGMVDGWDAILQEYGSKTLAEVLEPAIRYALEGFPLSPDQHVNTAERFDVLAAYPQTAAIYLPGGKVPEQGSRFVQSALGSSLLQVADHGRDVFYSGSVGQEIVRSLAEQGGLLTLEDFARHRGEWVEPVKGSYRGLDLYQVPPNSQGFTGIMALHILEQFDFESIEHGSYEYYHLLVEALKLSFRDRDRYLTDPQFSSIPLDRLLSKSYAAKLAACIDMERAMPMDTQPVGHDTAYAAVVDSEGNAVSFIQSLYFEFGSAVVGGDTGILLQNRGSFFSLEPSHVNRLEPDKRTFHTLMPAMACCNGKPYILYGTQGGEGQPQTQTALLTRMVDYGMTPQIAVHEPRWVWGRTWGEATQALRVEGRIAAEVQQRLRLAGHAVHIVEDFAGVMGHAHAIMIDDNGFLLGGTDPRCDGAAIGW; the protein is encoded by the coding sequence ATGGCTCCACAAGTCACAGGCACACAGACGATGGTAGTCAGTCCTCATTCTTTGGCCAGCGCGGCAGGATCGCGTATTTTGCAGCAGGGAGGTAACGCCTTTGATGCCGCCGTGGCAGTGAGCGCCTGTCTTGCCGTCGTATACCCCCATATGACGGGACTGGGAGGCGATTCCTTCTGGCTGACCTATAGCACCGAAGAGAGAAAGGTCAGGGCATATAACGCGAGTGGACGTTCGGGCAGTCGGATTACCGCGGCCTGCTTCGCCGGCGAATCAGCCATCCCGCAGCGGGGACCCCGAAGCGTCATTACCGTGCCGGGTATGGTGGACGGCTGGGATGCCATATTACAGGAATATGGCTCGAAGACGCTGGCAGAAGTGCTTGAGCCCGCGATCCGTTATGCGCTGGAAGGCTTCCCACTGTCGCCGGACCAGCATGTCAATACGGCTGAGCGTTTCGATGTGCTGGCAGCTTATCCACAGACGGCCGCCATCTATCTACCCGGAGGAAAGGTCCCGGAGCAAGGCAGCCGATTTGTGCAGTCTGCGTTGGGAAGCAGCCTGCTGCAGGTTGCGGACCACGGGAGGGACGTATTTTATTCAGGCAGTGTTGGTCAGGAGATTGTTCGCTCACTTGCGGAGCAGGGCGGTCTGCTGACACTGGAGGATTTTGCGAGACACAGAGGTGAATGGGTGGAGCCGGTCAAAGGGAGTTACCGTGGTCTTGACCTTTATCAGGTCCCGCCGAACTCACAGGGCTTTACCGGCATCATGGCGCTTCATATTCTCGAACAGTTTGATTTTGAGAGTATAGAGCATGGTTCCTATGAGTACTATCACCTGCTTGTGGAGGCGCTGAAGCTGAGCTTCCGCGACCGCGACCGATATTTAACAGACCCACAATTTTCCTCCATCCCACTGGACCGACTGCTGTCCAAATCCTACGCCGCGAAGCTGGCGGCCTGTATCGATATGGAGCGAGCTATGCCGATGGATACCCAGCCGGTAGGCCATGATACGGCATATGCGGCGGTAGTAGACAGTGAGGGCAATGCCGTTTCATTTATCCAAAGCCTCTATTTTGAGTTTGGCTCGGCCGTAGTTGGGGGAGACACCGGTATTTTGCTGCAAAACCGGGGCTCGTTCTTTTCTCTTGAGCCGTCGCATGTGAACAGGCTTGAACCAGACAAAAGAACCTTTCATACCCTGATGCCGGCGATGGCTTGCTGCAATGGGAAGCCGTATATTTTGTACGGAACCCAGGGAGGTGAAGGACAGCCGCAGACACAGACCGCGCTGCTGACCCGCATGGTGGATTATGGCATGACCCCGCAAATCGCTGTGCATGAACCCCGCTGGGTGTGGGGAAGAACATGGGGAGAGGCAACGCAAGCATTGAGAGTGGAGGGCCGGATCGCGGCAGAAGTGCAGCAGCGTTTACGGCTGGCTGGACACGCGGTGCACATAGTTGAAGATTTTGCGGGAGTCATGGGGCATGCGCATGCCATTATGATCGATGACAATGGCTTCCTGCTCGGGGGCACGGACCCACGCTGCGATGGTGCGGCTATTGGATGGTAA